In one Melospiza melodia melodia isolate bMelMel2 chromosome 5, bMelMel2.pri, whole genome shotgun sequence genomic region, the following are encoded:
- the ABHD18 gene encoding protein ABHD18, which translates to MGVSKLDVLYRKLLLTKLFIRGWGKPEDLKRIFEFRKIIGNREKCQKLVSKDYPVFIDKVEGQSDCKILEGHFISPLAHCVPGILPVESLVARFQFIIPRRWNGKHRPVCIHLAGTGDHHFWRRRTLMARPMIKEASMASLLLENPYYGCRKPKDQLRSCLKNVSDLFVMGGALILESAALLHWLEREGYGPLGMTGISMGGHMASLAVTNWPKPLPLIPCLSWSTASAVFTTGVLSKAVNWRELEKQYFTQTVYEEEIIQMLEYCGTDSFKMGQDFVKNFPDSVDSLADMDMTSRIFSFESLNDTVSKESVPSFATNRSVLSASSEGLLMQDAPKMQCINQTFSTSSSSNKNLTSPQGHRINTRRRSDTLQRESLMFMKGVMDECTHVANFPVPVDPSLIIVVQAKQDAYIPRTGVRSLQEIWPGCEIRYLDGGHVSAYLFKQGLFRQAIYDAFDRFLQKYTM; encoded by the exons ATGGGTGTAAGTAAATTAGATGTCTTGTACCGAAAGCTTCTCCTCACTAAACTGTTCATCAGAGGATGGGGAAAGCCAGAGGATCTGAAAAG AATATTTGAATTCAGAAAGATTAttggaaacagggaaaaatgcCAGAAGCTGGTTTCCAAAGATTACCCAGTGTTCATTGACAAG GTTGAGGGGCAATCAGACTGTAAAATCCTTGAGGGGCACTTCATTTCCCCCTTGGCTCATTGTGTGCCAGGTATCCTGCCAGTGGAATCTCTTGTAGCAAG ATTTCAGTTCATCATACCCAGAAGATGGAATGGCAAGCACAGACCTGTGTGCATTCATTTAGCAGGCACTGGAGACCAT CACTTCTGGAGGAGACGCACGTTAATGGCACGGCCAATGATCAAAGAAGCCTCTATGGCTTCCCTGCTGCTAGAAAATCCTTACT ATGGCTGTAGAAAACCTAAGGATCAATT ACGGTCATGTTTAAAAAATGTCTCGGACCTGTTTGTGATGGGAGGAGCTCTAATTCTAGAATCGGCAGCTCTTTTGCACTGGCTAGAGAGAGAAGGCTATGGACCCCTAGGGATGACTGGAATATCCATGGGAGGACAT ATGGCTTCACTGGCAGTGACAAACTGGCCCAAACCATTGCCATTGATCCCATGTCTTTCCTGGTCAACAGCCTCTGCAGTCTTCACTACG GGTGTGCTGAGTAAGGCAGTGAACTGGAGAGAGCTGGAGAAACAGTATTTCACACAGACTGTGTATGAAGAAGAAATCATTCAAATGCTTGAGTACTGTGGA ACGGATTCTTTCAAGATGGGCCAAGACTTTGTGAAGAACTTCCCTGACAGTGTGGACAGTCTGGCAGACATGGACATGACTTCCAGAATATTCAGCTTTGAGTCCTTGAATGACACAGTATCTAAGGAATCTGTTCCCAGCTTTGCCACAAATAGAAGTGTTCTAAGTGCCTCTTCAGAAGGACTCTTAATGCAAGATGCTCCTAAAATGCAGTGCATAAATCAAACCTTTTCCACCAGTAGCAGTAGCAATAAAAACTTAACCAGCCCACAAGGACACAGGATAAACACGAGGAGAAGGAGTGACACTTTACAGAGAGAATCCTTAATGTTCATGAAGGGAGTAATGGATGAATGTACCCACGTAGCAAACTTCCCAG TTCCAGTTGACCCAAGTTTGATCATAGTGGTCCAAGCCAAGCAGGATGCGTACATCCCTCGCACCGGCGTGCGCAGCCTGCAGGAGATCTGGCCAGGCTGTGAAATCAGGTATCTGGATGGAGGTCATGTCAGTGCCTACCTCTTCAAACAAGGACTCTTCAG ACAAGCAATTTACGACGCATTTGACCGCTTCCTCCAGAAATACACCATGTGA
- the MFSD8 gene encoding major facilitator superfamily domain-containing protein 8 produces MYLTMFLSSVGFSIVIMSVWPYLQKIDPTADASFLGWIIASYSIGQMVASPLFGLWSNHRPRREPLVISTAISVAANCLYAYVHVPHGHNKYYMLTARALVGFGAGNVAVVRSYIAGATSLTERTSAMANTSACQAVGFILGPVFQTCFTLIGEEGVTWKFLCLQLNMYTTPVLFGALLGVINIILIFAIFREHRVDDMGRQYKSINSDGEGSDVLDQNTEGSIDHVAVVALNVLFFVILFVFAVFETIATPLTMDMYSWTRKEAVFYNGIILSVIGIESVIVFMVVKTLSKKTGERAILHAGLLIVLVGFFILLPWGKKLPNIQWQEIKNNSIPRTASSEMLAPFWSLPELQLPSNHTAEPVGCPVTQSWCLNTPMIYLAQYISSDVLIGLGYPVCNVMSYTLYSKVLGPKPQGVYMGWLTASGSGARILGPVFVSQIYTHLGPRWAFSLICGVVVASLLLLEIVYKRLIAFSVRYGRMQEENC; encoded by the exons ATGTACCTGACAATGTTTCTCAGCAGTGTAG GTTTCTCTATTGTAATTATGTCTGTGTGGCCCTATCTCCAAAAG ATTGATCCAACAGCAGATGCCAGTTTCCTGGGCTGGATCATAGCTTCATACAGCATTGGCCAAATGGTTGCTTCTCCCCTCTTTGGCCTCTGGTCCAACCACAGGCCCAGGAGAGAACCTCTGGTCATTTCCACTGCTATTTCTGTAGCTGCTAATTGTCTCTATGCCTACGTCCATGTGCCCCATGGCCACAACAAGTACTACATGCTGACTGCCCGTGCTCTCGTGGGCTTTGGAGCAG gcAATGTGGCTGTAGTTCGGTCGTATATTGCGGGTGCCACTTCTCTGACGGAAAGAACGAGTGCCATGGCCAACACCAGTGCCTGCCAAGCAGTTGGCTTCATTTTAGGCCCAG TTTTTCAGACATGTTTTACACTTATTGGAGAAGAAGGAGTAACGTGGAAATTCCTTTGTCTTCAGCTGAACATGTACACAACACCTGTGTTATTTGGAGCTCTCTTAGGAGTTATTAATATTATTCTCATCTTTGCCATATTCAG GGAGCATCGAGTGGATGACATGGGACGCCAGTACAAAAGTATCAATTCTGATGGAGAAG GAAGTGATGTTCTGGATCAGAACACAGAAGGAAGCATTGACCACGTTGCTGTGGTAGCACTCAACGTTCTCTTCTTTGTCATCCTGTTTGTGTTTGCTGTCTTTGAAAC TATAGCTACTCCACTGACAATGGATATGTATTCCTGGACCAGGAAAGAAGCTGTTTTTTATAATGGAATAATCCTTAGTGTGATTGGCATTGAATCAGTTATTGTTTTCATGGTGGTTAAAACACTATCCAAAAA GACTGGTGAGCGTGCCATACTCCATGCAGGCTTACTGATTGTCTTGGTTGGATTCTTTATCTTACTGCCTTGGGGCAAGAAACTACCAAATATCCAGTGGCAAG AAATAAAGAACAACTCCATTCCCAGAACAGCCTCCAGTGAAATGTTAGCACCTTTCTGGAGtctgccagagctgcagctgccatccAACCACACAGCAGAACCTGTGGGCTGCCCTGTCACACAGTCCTGGTGCCTCAACACTCCCATGATCTACCTGGCCCAGTACATCAGCTCTGATGTGCTCATAGGCTTGGGCTATCCTGTTTGCAATGTCATGTCCTACACTTTGTACTCCAAAGTCCTGGGACCAAAGCCTCAG GGTGTCTACATGGGATGGCTGACTGCCTCTGGAAGTGGAGCAAGGATCCTTGGGCCTGTGTTTGTGAGCCAAATCTACACTCACCTGGGGCCACGCTGGGCATTCAGCTTGATCTGTGGAGTAGTTGTAGCCTCTCTCTTACTCTTGGAGATAGTGTACAAGAGACTAATTGCATTTTCTGTCAGAtatgggaggatgcaggaagagaattgttaa